The Macadamia integrifolia cultivar HAES 741 unplaced genomic scaffold, SCU_Mint_v3 scaffold2113, whole genome shotgun sequence genome includes a region encoding these proteins:
- the LOC122065755 gene encoding 7-deoxyloganetin glucosyltransferase-like, with protein sequence MYFNGLVEDKKPHAVCIPFPAQGHINPMLKVAKLLHHRGFHVTFVNTEYTHKRLLKSRGPDSLMGLSDFQFLTIPDGLPPSDIDATQDIPALSQSTSTTCLAPFRNLLSKLNTTSHIPPVTCIVSDGVMSFTLKAAEEIGVPEVLFWTTSACGFLAYMHYPHLVERGLTPLKDASYLYNGYLDTPLDWIPGMNGIRLKDIPSFVRTTNPNDIMLNFVKGEVGRAYKASAIILNTFEILEKDVVDALSTMLPRVYTIGPLSVMLVQIKDDRLKSIGSNLWKEESGCLEWLDSKEPSSVVYVNFGSIIVMTPHQVVEFAWGLANSNHTFLWNIRPDLVAGDSAVLWSEIMSQTKERGMLASWCPQEKVLNHPAIGGFLTHSGWNSTLESICGGVPMVCWPFFAEQQTNCRYSCTHWGIGAEIDNNVKRDDVERLVRELMEGDKGKEMKTKAMVWKKKAEEATSPVGSSLLNFDIMVDQILLSNRI encoded by the exons atgtatttCAATGGACTAGTGGAGGATAAGAAGCCACATGCGGTTTGTATACCATTCCCAGCCCAGGGCCACATAAACCCAATGCTCAAGGTGGCAAAGCTTCTCCACCACAGAGGTTTCCATGTCACCTTCGTCAACACTGAATACACTCACAAGCGCCTCCTCAAGTCAAGAGGCCCTGATTCTCTTATGGGCTTATCTGACTTCCAATTCCTGACTATCCCAGACGGTCTCCCGCCTTCTGATATAGATGCCACTCAAGACATCCCAGCCCTCTCTCAGTCTACCAGCACCACTTGCTTAGCTCCCTTTCGTAACCTCCTCTCCAAACTAAACACTACATCCCACATCCCTCCGGTAACTTGCATAGTCTCTGATGGTGTCATGAGCTTCACCCTTAAAGCTGCTGAGGAAATTGGAGTCCCTGAAGTACTATTCTGGACGACCAGTGCCTGCGGTTTCTTGGCCTACATGCACTATCCCCATCTTGTGGAAAGAGGCCTCACACCTCTCAAAG ATGCGAGCTACCTATACAATGGATACTTGGACACTCCTTTGGATTGGATCCCAGGAATGAATGGTATCCGTTTGAAGGATATTCCCTCTTTTGTTCGAACTACCAATCCCAATGACATCATGCTCAACTTTGTCAAGGGAGAAGTAGGGAGAGCTTACAAAGCTTCTGCAATTATTTTAAACACATTTGAAATCCTTGAGAAGGACGTCGTGGATGCTCTTTCAACAATGTTGCCTCGTGTTTACACCATTGGCCCTCTCTCCGTGATGTTGGTTCAGATTAAAGATGATAGATTGAAGTCTATTGGATCCAATCTATGGAAAGAAGAATCTGGGTGTCTTGAATGGCTTGATTCCAAAGAACCCAGTTCTGTGGTTTATGTGAACTTTGGGAGCATCATAGTAATGACGCCTCACCAAGTCGTGGAGTTCGCATGGGGACTAGCTAATAGCAACCACACCTTCTTGTGGAACATAAGGCCCGATCTTGTAGCAGGTGACTCAGCCGTTCTGTGGTCCGAGATCATGAGCCAAACCAAAGAGAGAGGAATGCTGGCAAGTTGGTGCCCACAGGAGAAAGTGCTGAACCATCCAGCCATAGGTGGTTTCTTAACGCACAGTGGGTGGAACTCTACCCTCGAAAGCATTTGTGGTGGTGTGCCTATGGTTTGTTGGCCATTCTTTGCGGAGCAGCAAACCAACTGCAGATACTCGTGCACTCACTGGGGGATAGGTGCAGAAATTGACAACAATGTCAAGAGAGATGATGTTGAGAGGCTTGTGAGAGAGTTAATGGAGGGAGATAAGGGTAAAGAGATGAAGACTAAGGCCAtggtttggaaaaaaaaagcagaGGAGGCCACCAGTCCTGTTGGCtcttctctcctcaattttGACATCATGGTGGACCAAATACTACTTTCCAACCGAATCTAA
- the LOC122065757 gene encoding 7-deoxyloganetin glucosyltransferase-like, whose translation MGSIGVEEKKPHVVCIPYPAQGHINPMLKLAKLLHNRGFHVTFVNTEYNHQRLLKSRGPDSLNGLPDFQFETIPDGLPPPDIDATQDIPALCQSTRTTCLVPFRNLLSKLNTTAHIPPVTCIVSDGVMSFTLKAAEEIGVPEVLFWTTSACGFLAYMHYPHLIKRGLTPLKDASYLSNGYLDTPLDWIPGMNGIRLKDIPTFVRTTNPDDVMLDFVKGEVGRAYKASAIILNTFEILEKDVVDALSTMLPRVYTIGPLPLMLDQIKDDRLSSIGSNLWKEESECLEWLDSKEPSSVVYVNFGSITVMTPQQLVEFAWGLANSNHTFLWIIRPDLVAGDSAVLPSEFVSQTKERGMLSSWCPQEKVLNHPAIGGFLTHSGWNSTLESICGGVPMVCWPFFAEQQTNCRYSCTHWGIGTEMDNNVKRDEVEKLVRELMEGDKGKEVKTKAMVWKKKAEEATSPDGSSLLNFDNLVDEILLSNRN comes from the exons ATGGGTTCCATCGGAGTAGAGGAGAAGAAGCCACATGTGGTTTGCATACCATACCCAGCCCAGGGCCACATTAACCCCATGCTCAAGCTGGCAAAGCTTCTCCACAATAGAGGTTTCCACGTCACCTTTGTCAACACTGAATACAATCACCAACGCCTACTCAAGTCAAGAGGCCCTGATTCTCTTAATGGCTTACCTGACTTTCAATTCGAGACTATCCCAGACGGTCTCCCACCACCAGATATAGATGCCACCCAAGACATCCCAGCCCTCTGTCAGTCTACCCGCACGACTTGCTTAGTTCCTTTCCGCAACCTCCTCTCCAAACTCAATACCACAGCCCACATCCCTCCGGTCACTTGCATAGTCTCTGATGGTGTCATGAGCTTCACCCTTAAAGCAGCTGAGGAAATTGGAGTCCCTGAAGTACTGTTCTGGACAACTAGCGCCTGTGGCTTCTTGGCCTACATGCACTATCCCCATCTCATCAAAAGAGGGCTTACACCTCTCAAAG ATGCGAGCTACCTATCCAATGGGTACTTGGACACTCCTTTGGATTGGATTCCAGGAATGAATGGTATCCGTTTGAAGGATATTCCTACTTTTGTTCGAACTACCAATCCCGATGACGTCATGCTCGACTTTGTCAAGGGAGAAGTAGGGAGAGCTTACAAAGCTTCTGCAATAATTTTAAATACCTTTGAAATCCTTGAGAAGGACGTCGTGGATGCACTCTCAACGATGTTGCCTCGCGTTTACACCATCGGCCCTCTTCCCTTGATGTTGGATCAGATTAAAGATGATAGATTGAGCTCCATCGGGTCCAATCTATGGAAAGAAGAATCAGAGTGTCTTGAATGGCTCGATTCCAAAGAACCCAGTTCTGTGGTTTATGTGAACTTTGGGAGCATCACAGTAATGACGCCTCAGCAACTCGTGGAGTTCGCCTGGGGTCTAGCTAATAGCAACCACACCTTTTTGTGGATCATAAGGCCCGATCTTGTAGCGGGTGACTCGGCCGTTCTGCCGTCCGAGTTCGTTAGCCAAACCAAAGAGAGAGGAATGCTATCAAGTTGGTGCCCACAGGAGAAAGTGCTGAACCATCCAGCCATAGGTGGTTTCTTAACGCACAGTGGGTGGAACTCTACACTGGAAAGCATTTGTGGTGGTGTGCCTATGGTTTGTTGGCCATTCTTTGCGGAGCAGCAAACTAACTGCAGATACTCCTGTACTCATTGGGGGATAGGCACCGAGATGGACAACAATGTTAAAAGGGATGAGGTTGAGAAGCTTGTGAGAGAGTTGATGGAGGGAGATAAGGGTAAAGAGGTGAAGACTAAGGCCATGGTGTGGAAAAAGAAAGCAGAGGAGGCCACCAGTCCCGATGGTtcttctctcctcaattttGACAACTTGGTGGACGAGATTCTCCTTTCCAATCGAAACTAA